Within Gemmatimonadaceae bacterium, the genomic segment ACGCACTCCATGCTGGCGTTTGCGCGTCGCTACGCAACGACCAATCTGGCCACCTTCGCAGCGGTGAATATCGACCGCGTGACGATCGGCATCAGCAGCGGCACCTATGCCATGGGGCTGTACGATCTCGCCTACCGCTGGGGCCACTATCCGGTGTGGCAGCTGTACGCACCACTGCTGAACGTGGCCGTGGCAGGGCTCTCACGCTCGCGCGAGAACGAACGGCTGTATCGCCACTACTGGCGCACCGCGCTGCTGTTGATCCTGTCCGTCATGCTGCCGGCGCTGTCGTTCTTCGTGGTGGAGCCGGGTGCCACTATTCTGACGCTGCTGGGTTCGGGCTGGACGGAAACCATTGAAGTATTCCGATACGTCACGATTGGCGGCATCGCGCTGGCCTTGAGCCGGCACACGCGCTGGTTGTTTCTTTCAGAAGGGCGAACCCGTGAGCAGTTGCGCATGAGCCTCGTACAACTGGCCGTGATGGCCTGCGCTGTCGCCATCGGCGCGCAGTGGAAGCTGGTCGGCGTCGCGGTAGCCTACGCTGTAGCGCGATGGCTGTTGCTGGTGCCGGAACTGACACTCGCGTTCGGGCAATCCCCGATTACGTGGCACGACTACCGCAAGGTGGTCTGGCGTCCGGCGTGTGCGAGTGTCGTCGCTGGTGTGGGGCTCTTTGGCGTGGCGGCATCGCTTCCGGAAACCGCAGGACCGCGGCTCGCGGTCAGCGCGCTGTTCTACACTACAGCGTACGCTGTGACATGGCTCGCACTTCCCGGCGGACGGACGGCGCTGCGCGAATTGCTCGGGGTCGCGCGCCGGATGCGCAGCGTTTCCGGCACTGTCGCCCAGCAGGATGCCGCGTGATTCGCCGGTATGCCTGGATCAGGGATGCAGCGTGAGTTTCTGCACACGCCAGTTCAGGATCTCCGCCACCCACAACTCGTTCTCCGACGGGCAGGCAATCTCGTGGATCCATCCGAACTGCTTCGCCTGCTTCCCCGCCTCACCCAGCACACCCAGCACCTTGCCATCGAGGGTGAGCTTGTAGATGCGGCCCGGCACGGCATCGGACACGTACAGGTACTGCGTGCTCCCAGGTGTGATGCACATGGCCCATGGCGCACCGGAAACGGCCAGCGTGTTGGCACCCGCAGGCCCGGCACCGACCATGACATTCGGTTCTTTCGTGAAGGGCACGTCGATGGTCATGATCCGCAGCGGGTTGCCGTCGGCGTCGAACACCTGAATGCGACGATTGGTGCGATCCCCGATGTAGATGTTGCCCTTGGCGTCGTTGGCGATGGTGTGCAGGATGTTGAACTGCCCCGGCGCCGAGCCTCGCGAACCCCAGGTCTTCATCCAGCGTCCGTTCTTGTCCACCTTCACGACGCGTGAATTGCCGTAGCCATCGGCGATGAAGATGTTGCCGGCCAGATCCCACGCCACGTCGGCTGGTCGATTGAACGTGCCCCAACCGGCGCGTGGCTCGGTGCCGGGCGGGAGCGCCACTTCCTGCTCCACCGCTTCCGGTCGCCGCCCCAACACCATCGTGACGCGGCCGGCCGGGTTGAACTTGACGATCATGTTCGTCCCTTCGTCCGTCGCCCAGATGTTGTCGTCCTTGTCGATGCGCACCGTGTGGGCAAAGGAAAAGCCGTAGAGGTCCTTGCCGATCTCGCGCAGATAACTGCCGGTCGCGTCAAACTCGAAGAGCTGCGAGGCCGACGCGCCGTGCACGGTGGAGCGCACGCCGGTGCGCGTGAACACGAATACATGCCGTTTGGAATTCAATGCGATGCCGACGACTTCGCCGAAATGCACCGTCGGCGGCAGCTTGAGCGGTTCGACATTGGCGTCGAACCGGATCTCCGGCACTGCGGACTGCGCCGCTGCCACATGGACCACAGCGAATGGCACAACTAGCGCGGTGAGCGCGGCAGCGGCAATCCGATTCATCGACATCTCTCCAGCGGTAAGGTCGGCACGTCTGCTCGCGCACATCGCGCGGCCCCATAGGCTGCGACACCCTCGTCAATTCCGCAAGCACGGCGCGCATCAACGCTCACGCCAGCGTCAGGCCAGCGACCGACCCATGCGCACGAAGGCCACCGCCCGTCCATCCGGCAGCTCATGCCTAACCGGCTCCAGCACCGAATAGCCCAGCGCCCGATACAGGGGTTCGCCCGGCAGCGTAGCCATCAACTCGGCCCGCCGAAATCCCGCCGCCACGGCGGCGGTCTCGCAGTGCACCAGCAACCGCCGTCCCAAACCCTGCCGTGCCACCGACGGATGCACGAAAAACGCGCGTATGCGGGCCGCCTCCGTGGTCGGATCCAGTCGCAGGTCGGTGTTCGATTTGGCCTGGTCGCCACCAAACAGCGTGCAGCGGGCACTCCAGCCACCGCAGGCCACGGGCGTGCCCTCCTGCTCGATCACGAAGTACGTGCCGTCATGAATGAGCTGCGTATCCACACCAAACACGTGGGTGATGAGCGCCTCGATTTCGTCAGGGCGGTAGAATCCGCGACTCAGTGCGTCGGCCGACTCGACAATGAGCGTGTTGAGCGCCGGTACATCATCGAGCTGCGCCAGCCGGATGTCGCTCACGGCGTCGGGCGCACGTCCGCGGCGCCGATGCCTGCCGCACGTCCCGTTGCCCACGCCCACAGGAAGTTGTAGCCCCCGATCGGACCAAACGCATCAAGCACTTCGCCACAGAGGAAGAGTCCAGGGTGTCGGCGGCTTTCCATCGTACGTGGATTCACTTCGCTCAACGCCACGCCCCCGCCGGTCACCTCGGCCTTCTTGTAGCCTTCGTCACCGTGCCACGGCAGATCGCCGCGAACCAGCGTGTTGACAAGCGCCCGTCGCTCTTCGCGCCGTAGCTCCGACAACGGGCGCGTGACGTCCACCCCGGCCTGGGCCAGTAACGCCGCCGCCAACCTGTCCGGGAGCACGGCACGCAATGCGCCGGTGACCGTGCGGGCGCCATGCGGCTTGAGCGCCACTTCCCACGCTGCTTCATCCAACGATGTCCACTGCACCTGTACCGTGGCCGTTGATCCTTCGGCACGCGCGCGCACCACCACGTGGGAGACATCCAGCACCGCCGGACCGCTGTATCCATGGTGCGTGAACAGGAATCCGCCGGTGGCGTGGGCCTGTCGTGCATCGCTGCGCGCAGTCAGCGAGACCGTGAGCGACACACCGGAGAGTTCATTGAACGCCGCGTGCTGCGTGGTGAGCGGTGTGAGCGCCGCGTACGTGGGATGCATGTCGTGGCCCAACGCCGCCAGCATGTCCAGGCCGGCACCATCGCTTCCCGTGGTCGGCACTGACAAGCCACCGGTCGCGACAATCACCGCGTCACAGAGCAGCGGCACGTCATTGTCGATGGAGACCGCCCATCCGCCGGCCGTCGGCGCCACGGCCGTCACGCGCGTCTCCATGCGCATCTCCACGCCCTGCGCCCGCGCATGCGATAGCAACGCGTCGCGCACATCGCGGGCCCGGTGTGAGGCGGGGAAGACCTTTGCCGACTCCACTTCGTCGACCAGCGGGATGCCCAGCGTCTCCTCGAAGAACGTCCGCTGCTGCGCCAGCGGCCAGGCGCGCACCATCTTGCGCAGCACATTGGGCGACGAATCGGTGACGAAACGCGATTCGTCCACGCGCAGCGGCAGCACATTGCATCGTCCGCCGCCGCTGATGAGGATCTTCCGCCCGCCGTCGCGCGTGCGCTCCACCAGCACCGTGTCCGCGCCCGCAGTGGCCGCAAAAATCGCCGCCATCGAGCCGGCGGCGCCGGCACCAATCACCACCACACGTTTCGTCATCCCTACAACATAGGGCCTCGAATGCGCCACCGGCGTCGCAGGGCGAGTTTGCCCCGCGACGCCGGTGGAACACTCCCCCGCGCAACCGCTATTCGATGACCGCGATCGTAAAGCGCTGATCCAAATTGAGCGCCGCGCCTGCCGTCACACACATCACGCGCGCCACAAGGTCTGCACCCGTGCGGGTGACCGTGAGGACGGAGCAGTGACTGTTGGAACTGGTACCACCGTACGACGAGACAATGACCGATACGGGCACCGAGGCCGAACCGGCGAGCCCTGGGAATGTCACGTCATGTATACCCAGGCCGACCTTGGCGAGCGTGACCGCTGCACCCGTACTCCAGGAATACCCGGTCGTGGGATTTGTGGCCCCGGCAGGGTCATTCACCCAGGCCACGGCGAACCGCTTGCCCACGCGACCACCGTCAATCACCAGCGTGCCAAAGCGTTCGTTCACCAAGGCTCCGGTTTGGTCATAGCAATAGACACCAGCCGAAAATACGCTTGAGGACCAACCGCCGTCGGCGCACCACGTGCCGGGCGCCGTCCCCCAGGACTGCGAAAAGTGATTCTCGGGGTTGTCAGGACCGACGCGCCCCAGCGCCAGAAACTTGACGGTGTACGCGCCCGCTGTGGCGCTGCCTTCCACCGTGATGTTGGCGTCCGTGCCGCGCGACGTATAGGTGAATGGCGAGGTGGGCGAGAACGGTGAGGCCGCGATGGCGGCGGTTGGCGTTGCCAGAAAACCGGCGCGCGCCGAGAACACGCCAGCACCGAACGCCACGAATGAGAACGGCGAATCAGTGGCCGCACCGGTGTTCACCGACCCGCAGATCACCTTGAGCAGCAACGCCCCGTTGGCAACGTTGGTTGGCGTGCCATTCGGATGACACTGGGCAAACGACCCGCGGGCATTCACGTACACAAAGCGCTGCGTGGCGTTGCCCGCCGCCATGCCGGGAATCGTCACCTCGTAGCTGCCGGTGGCGACTTTGGCCACCGTGGGCGCGTCGCCGGCGCCCGTGTACGCCTCCGTGGCCGGATATGGCGCCGACGGAGTGCCATTATTGGCGACCCCATACGCGAGATAGACGGGCACCGTCACGGTGATGGCCGAGGTCGCTGAAACGCCTTCGACGGTGGCGGTGATGGTCACCGGCCCCCCGGGCGCTACCGCCGTCACCCGACCACTCGCCACGCTGGCGACCGCTGAGTTTGACGACGTCCACGTGATGGTGCGGCCCGTCAGGACATTGTTGGCTCCGTCGCGCGCCGTGGCTACAAGATCCACGCCTTGCGTTGGTACCAGACTCGCCGTGGCAGGACTCAGGCTCACAGTGGCGACGGGGACAGGATTGATGATGACCGCGGCAGTGCCGGCGACACCACCAATCGTTGCGGTGATCGTCACCGGTCCGCCTGGCGTCACGCCAGTCACCACACCAGCCGCCACCGTGGCGATCGCGTTGTTCGACGATCCCCACGTCACCGCACGCCCTGTGAGTACACCACCCGCCGCATCGCGCGCCGTGGCGACCAGCGTCGTGGTCTGCCCGGCGATAATGGTCGCCGTGGTTGGCGCCAAGGTGACTGTCGCCACAGGCACTGGCACCACGGTTATCGACACCGTGCCCGACTGCCCGTTGGTGGCGGCGCGTATCACAATGGGTCCGCCAGGCGCCACGCCCGTAATCCGTCCATCAGACGCAACCGACGCGATCGAGGCGTCGTCGGTGGTCCAGGTCAGCGTGGGCGTCGGCGAGCAGTTCTGCGCCGTATACGCGGCGGCCGCCTGTGTCGATTGCCCCACCGTCAGCGTCGTGCTCGGCGCACTGACGCTGATGGCACTGACCGTGCACACCGGCGTCACGTCGGTGCCGCCACCACTGCACGCGGCAATCGCCACGACGCCAAAGCTGGCGGCAACCGCGCGCCACCGAACAGGGAATTCCGGGCGGGACGTACGATCGCGTGAGGGCATTGGCATGGGAGAAGAGGGATATTCTGCGGCGAACCGGGACCACCAAGCATACTTGTAGTAGACTTTCATAGTGCGGTGAAATCACCGAAATGTCCATTTTCCCACCAGCACCAACCATCACCGTGCGCCCCATGTCTTCGCTCTTCTCGCCGTTCACGCTCCGGTCGCTCACGTTGCGCAACCGCGTCGGCGTCTCACCGATGTGTCAGTACTCCAGTGCCGACGGTCTGGCCAACGACTGGCACTTCGTGCATCTGGGCGGTCTGGCCACTGGTGGGGCCGGACTGGTGTTCACCGAGGCCGCAGCCGTCACGGCCGAGGGACGCATCAGTCCGCACGATCTCGGCATCTGGGATGACATGCACATCCCGATGCTGCGTCGAATCACCGACTTTGTGCGCGCGCAGGGCGCGGCCGCCGGCATTCAACTGGCGCACGCCGGGCGCAAAGGCAGCACCGGTCGTCCCTGGGAAGGCCGGGGGGCGGTGCTGCCGGGGGATGGCGGATGGGACGATGTGCTGGCGCCCAGTGCCATTCCCTACTCGGACACGTATCCACGTCCGCACGCGCTGACCCTTGAAGGCATTGCGCGCGTTGTCGCGGCGTTTCGCGCGGCGGCACAGCGTGCGCTGATGGCCGGGTTTCAAGTGGCAGAGATTCACGCCGCCCACGGATACCTGCTGCACGAGTTTCTCTCTCCGCTGTCCAATCATCGCACCGATGACTACGGCGGATCGTTGGCCAATCGCACACGGTTGACGCTGGAGGTCGCGTCGGTGGTTCGAAAAGCGTGGCCCGATGAGCTCCCCGTGTTCGTACGCATCTCCGCCACCGATTGGGCCGAAGGCGGGTGGAACATCGATGAATCCGTGCAACTCGCCATGCAACTCAAGGCGCTCGGCATTGACGTCATCGATTGCTCGTCGGGCGGGCTGGTGTCGCACCAACAGCTGGTGATTGGCCCGGGCTATCAGGTGCCGTTCGCCAGGCGCATTCGCGCCGACGCCGGCGTGGCCACTGCGGCGGTGGGACTGATCACCGAACCGGCGCACGCCGCGCGTATCGTGGATGACGGCGATGCCGACATGGTGCTGATGGCGCGCGAACTGTTGCGCAATCCCCGGTGGCCGTTGATGGCCGCCCATGCGCTGGGAGCGCCCATCACCTGGCCGCCGCAATACGAACGGGCACAACTGCGTTAGTGCGGTGTCTCCACGGAATCCTGACATGTTCGCTGAGGCACCACCCGGTCGCAGCACACCGGACTATCGCTACGGCACTATTTTCGGCACCACCGCTGGCACTTTCGGATACGTGATGCCCAGCTGCTCGAGATACGTGCTGAACTTCGTCGGATCGTAGTAGTACTTCCGCATCTCGTCGCGGTATCTGGCCATCTTCTCGGCGTTCAGCCATATGGCCGGCTGGTCACTGGCCGACATCAGCGGATAATACTTCACCGTCTTCGTCTGCACGTCGGTGAAGTACGTCTTGGCGTCGCTCACGAGTTGCTGTTGCATCATCAGGTCCAGCAGCGTCATCGCCTGCACTTTCGCTCCGGCCACCACGCCCTTGTGCGCAATCGGCGTGGCCATTGCAATACCATCGGCCCAATTGTGCCCCGGCGTACCGGGAATGTTGGCCGGATAGTACAGTGTCACCGACGGCACACTCCAGGTGATGTCGCCGATGTCATCACTGCCGGTGCCGGTACTCGCTTTCGCCGCTTCCTCCGGCGTGCGCAGCGGAGGCACCGTCGTGTGCAGTCCGCTGTCGGGCTGACTGATCAGCTTCTGCACGGCCTTGGCCATGGTCTGGTCCTTCTCATCCCAGACCGGCATGCCCACGCGCGCGGCGTTCGCGTGCATGGCGGTGGCAATGGGCTTGTTGAAGTGCGGCCGCCAGGCAGATCCGATCACCATCGCCGTATCAAGCTCCGTAAACGTCGCCATCGCCGACGCCCGGGCCATCTGCTTCGCGTCATTGAACATCTTGGTCACGCGCTCGGGGTCGCGTTCACGAAAGAAGAACCAGATGGCCGCTGTACTGGGCACGACATTGGGCTGGTCGCCACCGTCGGTGATGACATAGTGTGACCGTTGCGACAGTTCCATGTGCTCGCGGTGAAACTCCCACGCGTTGGCCATGTTCAACACGGCGTCAAGCGCGCTCCGGCCGCGCCACGGGGCGCCTGCCGCGTGCGCGCTCTGCCCCTTGAACTTGAACAACGCCGAGATGAGCGTGAGCGCCGGCTCGTCGCCCCAGGAGATGCCGAACTCGTCGCTCACGTGCGCAAACAGATTCGCGTCGACATCCTTGAACACCCCAGCGCGCACGAGGTACGCTTTGCTGGCCAGCTGTTCCTCGGCCACGCCGGGCCACAGCATGATCGTACCGGACATCTTTTCGCGCACCATGATGTCCTTCACCGCCAGCGCCGCGACAATGTTGAGCGGGACGCCACTGTTGTGGCCTTCACCGTGACCCGGCGCGCCCGTCACCACCCAATCGCGTTGCGCGGTGCCGGGCTTCTGTCCGGCTTGCGGGATGCCGTCAATGTCGGAGCCCAGCGCGATAACCGGCTTGCCGCTTCCCCACTTGGCCACCCACGCCGTCGGAATGCCGGCCACACCGCGTTCCACGGTGAATCCGTTCTTCTCCAGCATGCCGGCGAGATACTTCGAGGTCTCGATCTCTTGCATGCCCAGCTCGCCGAACGAATACACCTGATCGACCATCTGTTGGGCAAGCTTGGCCTTGCCGTCGATGGCCCGAGCCAGTTCCGCCTTGAGGCGGTCAATGCGTGGGTCGGTGGTCGCCTGCGCGCCCAGGAGCGCGGGAACGAGGCAACCCGCAATAAGGCAGCGCGCGAGAGTATGCACGATCGAGGGGGTCAGGGAACCAGCGCTTTCATCTGCGAGAGACGATACATCGTGACCGCGGCACGCTTGGCGCGCACCGACAGCGATCGGAGGTCGGCCGTTTCCTGCGGCGAATGATCGTCATGGCCCGCCAATCCCACGCCATCGATGATCATGGGCACGATGCCGGCCACGAATGACACATCGGCGGCACCGGCCTTGGAGGGATCCACGGGATTGACCGGACCCAGTCCGAGATCGCGACTGGCCTGGTCGTGCAACGCCAGCAGTCGCTTGTTGCCGTCGGTGGGCGCCATCGGCGGATAGCCGTCATCGAATGTGATGGTGGCCGTGGTGTGTCCGAGATGCGCGGCGACGATTTCGCGCATGGTGGCTTTCGTGCGCGCCAGCTGCTCCGGCGACAGCGTGCGCAAATCGCCTTGCACCTTCATGCGTTCGGCCACGATGTTGCTCTTTCCCTCGGCTGTTCCCGTGTTGGCTTCCGCATCGAGCGTCACCCGCGCACCACCCACCGCGACGCCCGGATTGAAGGCGAGATACGCCTCTTTCGACAGCCGCGTGCGGAATGCGTCAAGAATGCGGGCGGTTTCGAAGATTGCACCGAACCCGATGCTGTCCTTGAAAATCTGCGACGAGTGCGCGGCTTCGCCGGTGACATCGAGCTGCCATGACGCCGCCCCGCGGCGCGCCACGACGCCCGTACCGAGAATGCCGGCGCCATCTTCGAAGCCGATTGCCGCGGCTGCCCCTCGCGCCGCGTCCATCAACGCGCGCCGCGCCTCGGTGATGGGTTCGCCGGCGTTCTCCTCGTCGCCGTTCATGACAATCGTGACGTTGAGTGCGTCCAGCGTTCCTGCGTCTTTCAACGCCTCGAGCGCCAGGATCATGATCACGTCGCCGCCCTTCATGTCGATGATGCCGGGGCCACGCGCGGTGGAGTCGGCCAACCGCTCCATCTTCTGAAACGGACTGGTCGGCTCGAATACCGTGTCGATATGGCCCACCAGCAGCAGCTTGGGACCGGGGCCCGGATGTTCGGCCACCAGATGACCGGCGCGACCAAACGACGTGCCGTCCACCCAACGCGTGCGGAAGCCCAGCGAGTCGAGACGCACGCGCAGCATGGCGCCGACCTGTCGGACGCCGGCAAGGTTCATGGTGCCGCTGTTGGTGTTCACGAGGCGTTCCAGCAGGGCGATCGCCTCGGCCGTCCGACGATCGACGGCGCGGGCGATGGCCCGCTCTACCGGTTTGAGCGAATCGACCGGCGGTTTCAGCGTGTGAAGCGGCGCGTGCCACAGCGCGGCGGCAATCAGCGTAGTGAGAAGCATCTGGAGAATGTAGGGCCCGGCCTTGGGGAAGCGCGAGCCACGCCAGCCGATCCTGTCGTCACCTCTGCCACGGAGAGATCGTCGGCGCTATCGTCGTACCATGCCGCGCCACCGCGCGTACGCCCATCGCCCGTTTGCTTCTGCCACGCCATTCATGCGCACGTCCGGTTCCCCGGCCCCTTCCAAACGATCGCCTCAGCAGGATGTCGCGCCCGGTGCCGCCGACTCGGAATCCGCGTGGTGGTACTGGCTGCTGGTCCTGGCGCCGGTGCTGTTCAACGCGATCATGCTGACACCGGAGTTTGCCACCGGCGTTCCCAGCAAGAACGACAGCGCCCTGCACCTGCTGCTCGTTCACGCGGCCAGCGACGCCGTCCGCGACGGCAGCAATCCGTTCGACTTCTGGATTCCGCAGCTCGAACTCGGCTTCCCGCAGTTCGTGTACTACCAGCATTTGCCGCATCTGGCGGTTGTCGCGCTGCACCGCGCGCTGCTGGGGACGCTGGAACTGGAAACGGCCTTTCACCTCGTGCGATATCTGCTGCTGGTGAGTTTTCCGCTCACCGTCGCCTGGTCCATGCGGCGCATGGGATTTTCACGGATGGCCGCGGCCGTGGGCGCCGCGGCCGCGACACTCTTCAATGCCAATGCGCGCTTTGGCGTTGAGTACAACAGCTACATCTGGCGCGGGATCGGCCTCTACACCCAGCTGTGGGGCATGCACCTGTTTCTGCTTGCCCTCGCGTCGCTGGTCGTCACGGTCAACGAGGGACGCGGCTATGTGCGCACCGCGCTCCTGTTCGGCGCCACCGTGCTTTCACATCTGGTGTACGCCTACATGCTGGGGGTCACCAGCCTCATCGTGCTCATCGTGGGCACGCCGTGGCGCGCTCAGTGGCGTCTGCTGGCACCGCGCGCCAGTCGGCTGTTGGTGGTGTCGGGACTCGCCTTGGCCCTGACCGCCTACATGATCTGGCCATTCCTGCAGACCAGCTACGCATACCTGAGCAGTTTGCCGGGCATTCTGACGATTCGGCCGGCGGGCAACGCCATGCTCCAGGTGGTGTCGGGTCGGCTGTTCGACTATCAACGATGGCCGGTGCTCACCGCACTCGCCTTGATCGGCGCACTGGTGGCCACCGTACGCCGGGGACCGGAGCGTATCCTTGCTCTCGGTGGATTCGGACTCTGGCTGGCGTTGCTGACCATGCGCGAATGGTTGCGAAGCCTGAGCGGGACATTGCCGGCACATTCAGGCTTTGTCAGCTATCGCTTCGTCGGTGCCGTGGAGTTGTTTGCCATCCTGCTCATGGGCATCGGTGGTGAAGCGATCTGGAATGCCGTGAGCCGCCTCACCGTGCTCCCGCCGCGGTTTCGGTCTGCCTCCGCATTCACCGTCATCGCGCTGGTGCTCGCACCGGCGGTCATCGAGCGCACGCACTACTACGAAGGCAACCGGCAAGTGATCGCCGAAACGCGTACCGCCCTGTCGGCCGACACCGATTTGTCGGCAGTGCTCACGGCCCTCGGCGCGGCATCGGCCGACACCGCCTACCATGGCCGAGTGTACGCCGGACCGCGCCGCGGCTGGGGTGGCCAGTTGATGGTGGGTCCCAGTCTTCGCGTTTTCGATGTCGTCAATGCGCACCGCATGGCATCGATCGGCAATCCATTCCAGGGGCTCGCGCTCAATTCGGGACTGCTGTACAACTTTCGCGACGGTGATGCCGGCCTCTACGATGCCTTCGATGTGCGGATGGTGGTGACACCGTCGGCCGCCGCGGTGCCTCCGTTCTTCCAGAACGTGCTGCGCAACGGCCACTATGCCGTGTGGCGCGTGCCCACGACCGGCATTGCCCAGTACGTCGAAATCACCGCGCGCCGACCGGCGCGGACCCAGCGCGAGTTGTATATCGGGGCGTCCGACTGGTTTGTCAGTGCCGCACCGGGGGCGCATCAGGTCACGCGATGGGACTATCCGTCGTCACTGACACCGGCCGTTCCCTTCACACCGACGCCGCGCTGCGCCGACGGTGGTCGGACGTCGGAAGAACGGGTCACCTCGCAACGTGTTTCGTTCACCGCCGAATGCGCGACGGCCGGTGCGGTGGTGTTGAAGATCTCCTACCACCCGAACTGGCATGTGCAAGTCGATGGCGTCGAGGCATTGACCTACATGGTATCGCCCAGCTTCATCGGCGTGGACGTGCCGGCTGGGCGTCATCGCATCGAGGCGCGCTATGTGCCAACGCGTTCGAAAGTACCGCTCCTGGTGTTGGCGCTGATCGTGTTGACCGCAGCGGTGACGCAGCGCCGGCACCTTGATGGTCCGGCGCAATGGATAGCCCGGCGCGTGGGCGTTCGGTCAATTGATTCGTGACGGTTTCGCTGAGCGGTGAGCAGTGAGGGGCCGGAGGGGTGAGCAACGGAAGCGTCGAGCGCCAGAGCGGTGAGCCGGTGAGGGCAGGACTGGGTTCTCCCCTCGCCGGCCGGCCCCTCACGCGCTCAACGCTTATTTTGCTCGCCCCTCCAGCCCCTCACCGCTCCCGCCGCTCAGCGTGATGTTCAGCTACGCTCACACCGGATAGTCGTACCGAATGAACCCGTTGCATTTCGCCACCGCATCGTACAGCGCGCGCGCCGTGGCATTGTGGTCCTGCGTCAACCAGTAGTACCGCGCCGCCCCGCGCCCACGTGCCTCGCCGGCCACCGCCTCGATCAACGCGCGCGCCACACCGCGGCCACGCATCGCCGGAGCGGTGAACAGGTCCTGCAAATAGCACACGGTCGGCGTCCACACGCTGGTGTGGAACAGGTAGTGCGCGAGACCAACCAGCTGTCCGTCCACCGTGGCCCCCAGCCCGAACACGCCGTCGTGCGCCATCAACCGGTGCCAGGCCGCGTCGAACGCCGCATCAGTGGTTGGTGTCTGGTAAAACGCCTTGTAGCCGCGGGCCAAGGCATCCCAGGCTGCGCGGTCAGCAGCAGACAACGGTGCGATGGCGACGGAAACGGTAGGCGGCACGGTGTTTCCCCGGCTGGGCCGTCGGCGTCCTGCTAGTACCGTGCGGCGGTGAAGTCCGCGCGACAGATCACGAACGTCCGGGAATATGGCCCCCAATCGCCGCAATCACTATCGACTCCTGCATGTGCAGTCCGACGCCCCGGCGGCGGTCATCAAGGCCTCGTATCGTGCCCTGATGGCCCTCCATCATCCGGACGTCGGCGGCGACCATGCCATGGCCGCGTTGCTGAACGAAGCGTACGCGGTGCTCTCCGATACGACGCAGCGTGCCGCGTATGACAAGCAACGTGCCGCCAAAG encodes:
- a CDS encoding GNAT family N-acetyltransferase, with the translated sequence MSDIRLAQLDDVPALNTLIVESADALSRGFYRPDEIEALITHVFGVDTQLIHDGTYFVIEQEGTPVACGGWSARCTLFGGDQAKSNTDLRLDPTTEAARIRAFFVHPSVARQGLGRRLLVHCETAAVAAGFRRAELMATLPGEPLYRALGYSVLEPVRHELPDGRAVAFVRMGRSLA
- a CDS encoding 6-bladed beta-propeller, which translates into the protein MNRIAAAALTALVVPFAVVHVAAAQSAVPEIRFDANVEPLKLPPTVHFGEVVGIALNSKRHVFVFTRTGVRSTVHGASASQLFEFDATGSYLREIGKDLYGFSFAHTVRIDKDDNIWATDEGTNMIVKFNPAGRVTMVLGRRPEAVEQEVALPPGTEPRAGWGTFNRPADVAWDLAGNIFIADGYGNSRVVKVDKNGRWMKTWGSRGSAPGQFNILHTIANDAKGNIYIGDRTNRRIQVFDADGNPLRIMTIDVPFTKEPNVMVGAGPAGANTLAVSGAPWAMCITPGSTQYLYVSDAVPGRIYKLTLDGKVLGVLGEAGKQAKQFGWIHEIACPSENELWVAEILNWRVQKLTLHP
- a CDS encoding oligosaccharide flippase family protein; the encoded protein is MGRRAVHSGAVQIVAQAMLLVMSLVSGLALARLLAPEDFGVMAMASTLTAFVATFRGFGISMALVQAKEVSEDDLHQLFRVGLRYALWLGAGMLVAAPALALMYEEPRLTAVIVAVTASSVAMSLAELPEALAIRAMRFAALRRVEVGSVAAGMAVALVTAWLGAGYWALVAQSATTGLVRAFSAWQLVAWRPRRRVAHVETAGPHSAATHSMLAFARRYATTNLATFAAVNIDRVTIGISSGTYAMGLYDLAYRWGHYPVWQLYAPLLNVAVAGLSRSRENERLYRHYWRTALLLILSVMLPALSFFVVEPGATILTLLGSGWTETIEVFRYVTIGGIALALSRHTRWLFLSEGRTREQLRMSLVQLAVMACAVAIGAQWKLVGVAVAYAVARWLLLVPELTLAFGQSPITWHDYRKVVWRPACASVVAGVGLFGVAASLPETAGPRLAVSALFYTTAYAVTWLALPGGRTALRELLGVARRMRSVSGTVAQQDAA
- a CDS encoding aminoacetone oxidase family FAD-binding enzyme, which produces MTKRVVVIGAGAAGSMAAIFAATAGADTVLVERTRDGGRKILISGGGRCNVLPLRVDESRFVTDSSPNVLRKMVRAWPLAQQRTFFEETLGIPLVDEVESAKVFPASHRARDVRDALLSHARAQGVEMRMETRVTAVAPTAGGWAVSIDNDVPLLCDAVIVATGGLSVPTTGSDGAGLDMLAALGHDMHPTYAALTPLTTQHAAFNELSGVSLTVSLTARSDARQAHATGGFLFTHHGYSGPAVLDVSHVVVRARAEGSTATVQVQWTSLDEAAWEVALKPHGARTVTGALRAVLPDRLAAALLAQAGVDVTRPLSELRREERRALVNTLVRGDLPWHGDEGYKKAEVTGGGVALSEVNPRTMESRRHPGLFLCGEVLDAFGPIGGYNFLWAWATGRAAGIGAADVRPTP
- a CDS encoding NADH:flavin oxidoreductase/NADH oxidase; protein product: MSSLFSPFTLRSLTLRNRVGVSPMCQYSSADGLANDWHFVHLGGLATGGAGLVFTEAAAVTAEGRISPHDLGIWDDMHIPMLRRITDFVRAQGAAAGIQLAHAGRKGSTGRPWEGRGAVLPGDGGWDDVLAPSAIPYSDTYPRPHALTLEGIARVVAAFRAAAQRALMAGFQVAEIHAAHGYLLHEFLSPLSNHRTDDYGGSLANRTRLTLEVASVVRKAWPDELPVFVRISATDWAEGGWNIDESVQLAMQLKALGIDVIDCSSGGLVSHQQLVIGPGYQVPFARRIRADAGVATAAVGLITEPAHAARIVDDGDADMVLMARELLRNPRWPLMAAHALGAPITWPPQYERAQLR
- a CDS encoding Ig domain-containing protein, producing MPSRDRTSRPEFPVRWRAVAASFGVVAIAACSGGGTDVTPVCTVSAISVSAPSTTLTVGQSTQAAAAYTAQNCSPTPTLTWTTDDASIASVASDGRITGVAPGGPIVIRAATNGQSGTVSITVVPVPVATVTLAPTTATIIAGQTTTLVATARDAAGGVLTGRAVTWGSSNNAIATVAAGVVTGVTPGGPVTITATIGGVAGTAAVIINPVPVATVSLSPATASLVPTQGVDLVATARDGANNVLTGRTITWTSSNSAVASVASGRVTAVAPGGPVTITATVEGVSATSAITVTVPVYLAYGVANNGTPSAPYPATEAYTGAGDAPTVAKVATGSYEVTIPGMAAGNATQRFVYVNARGSFAQCHPNGTPTNVANGALLLKVICGSVNTGAATDSPFSFVAFGAGVFSARAGFLATPTAAIAASPFSPTSPFTYTSRGTDANITVEGSATAGAYTVKFLALGRVGPDNPENHFSQSWGTAPGTWCADGGWSSSVFSAGVYCYDQTGALVNERFGTLVIDGGRVGKRFAVAWVNDPAGATNPTTGYSWSTGAAVTLAKVGLGIHDVTFPGLAGSASVPVSVIVSSYGGTSSNSHCSVLTVTRTGADLVARVMCVTAGAALNLDQRFTIAVIE